A portion of the Streptomyces sp. NBC_00376 genome contains these proteins:
- a CDS encoding nucleoside deaminase, which yields MTAHTQETNIHELERIWMDEAIDLATNSVKNGGGPFGALIAKDGEVFAIGNNRVTSSLDPTAHGEVSAIRAACQKLGTFSLEGCVLVTSCEPCPMCLSSALWARVDRIIFAADRDDAAVAGFDDRKFYDLFEKKPAELWPMAIERVDMPNRTAPFDAWLAKSDRIDY from the coding sequence ATGACCGCGCACACCCAAGAAACGAACATCCACGAGCTTGAGCGCATCTGGATGGACGAGGCCATCGACCTTGCCACCAACAGCGTGAAGAACGGTGGCGGTCCGTTCGGCGCACTGATCGCAAAGGATGGTGAGGTATTCGCGATCGGCAACAACAGGGTTACTTCGAGCCTGGACCCGACGGCGCATGGCGAGGTGAGCGCGATCCGTGCCGCCTGCCAGAAGCTGGGCACCTTCTCGCTCGAGGGCTGCGTCCTGGTCACCTCGTGTGAGCCGTGCCCCATGTGTCTTTCCTCTGCACTGTGGGCGCGGGTCGACCGGATCATCTTCGCCGCAGATCGCGACGACGCTGCGGTGGCCGGTTTCGACGACCGCAAGTTCTACGACCTGTTCGAAAAGAAGCCCGCGGAGCTGTGGCCGATGGCGATCGAGCGAGTGGACATGCCGAACCGTACGGCGCCGTTCGACGCGTGGCTGGCCAAGTCCGACCGTATCGATTACTGA
- a CDS encoding DUF7878 domain-containing protein: protein MRFVCRSFGLSDLPRRGLATHEAPLELLLLDIEAELSIWEEGRAVWSEEAFPVAELAYHLARWLQSPLAGQEGFRFDSMQADAGLIRIVGSDGGWRVGSDFQPDCWTSPIVWDVLVAEIKEFDRSVREGVAAMGIEPSFIPEV, encoded by the coding sequence GTGAGGTTCGTCTGCCGGAGCTTTGGACTGTCGGATCTGCCGCGGCGCGGTCTCGCCACACACGAGGCTCCCCTGGAGCTGCTTCTCCTCGACATAGAGGCAGAGCTGTCCATCTGGGAAGAGGGGAGGGCGGTGTGGTCCGAGGAAGCGTTTCCCGTGGCCGAGCTTGCTTACCACCTGGCGCGCTGGCTCCAGAGTCCGCTCGCCGGCCAGGAGGGTTTCAGGTTCGACTCGATGCAAGCGGATGCGGGACTGATCCGCATCGTGGGCTCTGATGGAGGTTGGCGAGTCGGCTCCGACTTCCAGCCCGACTGCTGGACCTCGCCCATCGTCTGGGATGTTCTCGTGGCGGAGATCAAGGAGTTCGACCGCTCTGTGCGTGAGGGCGTCGCTGCGATGGGTATCGAGCCGTCCTTCATCCCAGAGGTTTGA
- a CDS encoding transposase, with product MAGVITASEPSWIGPFTGLSPRQFAKLVTALRRDGADAIRKGRPWGLPLEDRALLIAVYWRTNLTMRQLAPLFGVSKSAADRIIDHLGPLLALQPRKRFRKDTVLIVDGTLVPTRDHTVAEQSKNYRYSTNHQVVIDADTRLVVLVGQPLPGNRNDCKAWEESGAKAAVGTTTTIADGGYPGTGLVMPHRRRKGEDLPDWKQEHNRSHKQVRARVEHAFARMKTWKILRDCRLRGDGVHHAMAGIARLHNLVLAG from the coding sequence GTGGCTGGTGTGATCACGGCGTCAGAGCCGTCTTGGATAGGCCCGTTCACCGGGCTGAGCCCGCGCCAGTTCGCCAAGTTGGTGACCGCGCTTCGGCGCGACGGAGCGGACGCGATCCGCAAGGGGCGTCCATGGGGTCTTCCGCTGGAAGACCGAGCGTTGTTGATCGCGGTGTACTGGCGCACGAACTTGACGATGCGCCAGCTTGCCCCGCTGTTCGGGGTGTCGAAGTCGGCGGCAGACCGCATCATCGACCATCTCGGCCCGTTGCTCGCACTCCAGCCGCGCAAGCGGTTCCGGAAGGACACCGTGCTCATCGTGGACGGCACCTTGGTGCCCACCCGGGACCACACAGTGGCTGAGCAGTCCAAGAACTACCGGTACTCAACCAATCACCAGGTCGTCATCGACGCCGACACCCGGCTCGTCGTCCTGGTTGGCCAGCCTCTGCCCGGCAACCGCAACGACTGCAAGGCATGGGAGGAATCCGGTGCCAAGGCCGCCGTCGGCACCACCACGACGATCGCTGACGGGGGCTATCCGGGCACCGGACTCGTCATGCCCCACCGGCGACGCAAAGGCGAGGACCTGCCCGACTGGAAGCAGGAGCACAACCGTTCACACAAACAGGTCCGGGCCCGCGTCGAGCACGCCTTCGCCCGCATGAAGACCTGGAAGATTCTGCGCGACTGCCGCCTGAGAGGAGACGGCGTCCACCACGCCATGGCCGGCATTGCCCGCCTGCACAACCTCGTCCTCGCCGGATAG
- a CDS encoding ABC transporter ATP-binding protein has product MTETHDLHTGTAPNGLDARLVVDRGAFRLDVALTVAPGEVVAMLGPNGAGKTTALRALAGLTPLTGGHLWLDGTTLERTPPESRPVGVVFQDYLLFPHLTALDNVAFGPRCQGATKAEARAQAAEWLDRLGLADHTGAKPRRLSGGQAQRVALARALATRPRLLLLDEPLAALDARTRLEVRTQLRRHLAEFEAVAVLVTHDPLDAMVLADRLVVVEHGEVVQEGSPADIARHPRTDYIAQLVGLNLYRGHADGHTVRLDTGPAITTAEILSGPVFVAFPPSAITLHRSRPSGSSARNLWRCEVAGLETHGDQIRAALTGDLPLAADLTAVAAAELGLHPGAEVWATVKAVQTHAYLV; this is encoded by the coding sequence ATGACCGAAACTCACGACCTCCACACCGGCACTGCCCCGAACGGGCTCGACGCCCGACTGGTGGTGGACCGCGGTGCCTTCCGCCTCGACGTGGCGCTGACCGTCGCGCCCGGCGAGGTGGTCGCCATGCTCGGCCCGAACGGCGCCGGCAAGACCACGGCGCTGCGCGCGCTGGCCGGCCTGACACCGCTCACCGGCGGTCACCTGTGGCTGGACGGCACGACGCTGGAGCGTACACCTCCGGAGTCCCGCCCGGTCGGCGTCGTCTTCCAGGACTACCTCCTCTTCCCCCACCTGACCGCCCTGGACAATGTGGCGTTCGGGCCGCGCTGCCAGGGGGCGACCAAGGCGGAGGCACGCGCGCAGGCCGCCGAGTGGCTCGACCGCCTGGGACTGGCGGATCACACCGGTGCCAAGCCCCGGCGGCTCTCCGGCGGCCAGGCGCAGCGCGTCGCCCTCGCCCGCGCCCTCGCCACCCGCCCACGCCTGCTCCTCCTGGACGAACCCCTCGCCGCACTCGACGCCCGTACCCGCCTGGAGGTCCGCACCCAACTCCGACGCCACCTGGCAGAGTTCGAAGCAGTGGCCGTACTCGTCACGCACGACCCACTCGACGCCATGGTCCTCGCCGACCGCCTGGTCGTGGTCGAGCACGGCGAAGTCGTCCAGGAAGGCAGCCCAGCCGACATCGCCCGCCACCCCCGTACGGACTACATCGCGCAGCTCGTCGGCCTCAACCTCTACCGGGGCCACGCGGACGGCCACACGGTCCGCCTCGACACCGGCCCTGCCATCACCACCGCGGAGATCCTGTCCGGACCGGTCTTCGTGGCGTTCCCCCCGAGCGCCATCACCCTCCACCGCAGCCGCCCCAGCGGCTCCAGCGCCCGCAACCTCTGGCGCTGCGAGGTCGCCGGCCTGGAGACCCATGGCGACCAGATCCGCGCCGCCCTGACCGGCGATCTCCCGCTCGCTGCCGATCTCACCGCGGTCGCTGCTGCCGAGCTCGGCCTGCATCCGGGCGCGGAGGTCTGGGCGACGGTGAAGGCTGTGCAGACCCACGCGTATCTCGTCTGA
- the modB gene encoding molybdate ABC transporter permease subunit: MTSTTKPDAATGTLRGGPRRRRVRTGGGSGAPLPLLVPALIGLAFLIVPLIALLVRAPWRNMPEQLTSAEVWQALRLSLICATAATAVSLVIGVPLAWLLARVEFRGRGLVRALVTLPLVLPPVVGGVALLTSLGRNGIVGKWLDAWFGITLPFTTAGVVVAEAFVAMPFLVISVEGTLRAADPRYEEAATTLGASRFTAFRRVTLPLIAPGIAAGAVLAWARALGEFGATITFAGNFPGRTQTMPLAVYLALQSDPEAAIALSLVLLAVSIAVLAGLRDRWMTAG; this comes from the coding sequence GTGACCTCGACCACGAAGCCCGACGCCGCGACCGGCACCCTCCGGGGTGGGCCGCGGCGTCGGCGCGTCCGGACGGGTGGCGGCAGCGGTGCACCGCTGCCTCTGCTCGTACCCGCACTGATCGGCCTGGCGTTCCTGATCGTGCCACTGATCGCCCTGCTCGTACGGGCCCCGTGGCGCAACATGCCCGAGCAGCTGACCAGCGCCGAGGTGTGGCAGGCGCTCCGGCTGTCGCTGATCTGTGCCACCGCCGCCACCGCCGTGAGCCTGGTCATCGGGGTTCCGCTGGCCTGGCTGCTGGCCCGGGTCGAGTTCCGCGGTCGTGGCCTCGTGCGCGCTCTCGTCACGCTCCCGCTGGTCCTGCCGCCGGTCGTCGGCGGTGTGGCGCTGCTGACGTCGCTCGGCCGCAACGGCATCGTCGGAAAGTGGCTGGACGCCTGGTTCGGCATCACATTGCCGTTCACCACGGCAGGGGTCGTGGTGGCGGAGGCGTTCGTGGCGATGCCGTTCCTCGTCATCAGCGTCGAGGGCACACTGAGGGCCGCCGACCCGCGGTACGAGGAAGCGGCGACCACTCTGGGCGCGTCCCGCTTCACCGCGTTCCGCCGGGTCACACTCCCGCTGATCGCGCCGGGCATCGCAGCCGGCGCGGTCCTGGCGTGGGCCCGCGCGCTCGGCGAGTTCGGCGCGACCATCACCTTCGCCGGCAACTTCCCCGGCCGTACCCAGACCATGCCCCTCGCCGTCTACCTCGCCCTGCAGAGCGACCCGGAGGCGGCGATCGCCCTCAGCCTGGTGCTGCTTGCCGTGTCCATCGCGGTGCTGGCCGGACTGCGCGACCGTTGGATGACCGCCGGATGA
- the modA gene encoding molybdate ABC transporter substrate-binding protein: protein MTRTARRTLQMTGAGTAALLALSACSSSDDSSSVKSDSSASASASDKLSGTVTVFAAASLKESFTTLGKEFEKQHPGTKVTFSFGGSDSLAASITGGAPADVFAAASPKTMKIVTDAGDASGTPATFVRNQLEIATLPGNPDKISSLKDLTKSSLKVVLCDKEVPCGAAAQKALDASSLKLTPVSYEQDVKSALTKVELKEADAAVVYKTDVKAAGDKVEGVEFPESANAVNDYPIALLKDAPNADASKAFIALVQSAQGQKVLTGAGFLKP from the coding sequence ATAACCCGTACTGCACGCCGGACCCTGCAGATGACTGGTGCAGGCACCGCCGCGCTGCTGGCACTGAGCGCCTGCTCCTCGTCCGACGATTCCTCGTCGGTGAAGTCGGACTCCTCCGCCTCGGCCTCCGCCTCGGACAAGCTGTCCGGCACGGTCACCGTGTTCGCCGCGGCCTCGCTGAAGGAGAGCTTCACGACCCTGGGCAAGGAGTTCGAGAAGCAGCACCCGGGTACGAAGGTGACCTTCAGCTTCGGCGGCAGCGACTCCCTCGCCGCGAGCATCACCGGCGGCGCACCTGCCGACGTGTTCGCCGCGGCCAGCCCCAAGACGATGAAGATCGTCACCGACGCGGGCGACGCCTCCGGCACGCCCGCCACCTTCGTCCGCAACCAGCTGGAGATCGCCACCCTGCCGGGCAACCCCGACAAGATCTCCTCCCTCAAGGACCTCACCAAGTCGAGCCTGAAGGTCGTGCTCTGCGACAAGGAGGTGCCGTGCGGCGCCGCCGCCCAGAAGGCCCTCGACGCCAGCAGTCTCAAGCTCACCCCGGTCTCGTACGAGCAGGACGTCAAGAGTGCCCTGACCAAGGTCGAGCTGAAGGAGGCCGACGCGGCGGTCGTGTACAAGACCGATGTGAAGGCAGCCGGTGACAAGGTGGAGGGCGTGGAGTTCCCCGAATCGGCCAACGCCGTCAACGACTACCCGATCGCCCTGCTCAAGGACGCCCCCAACGCCGATGCCTCCAAGGCGTTCATCGCGCTGGTGCAGTCCGCCCAGGGCCAGAAGGTCCTGACCGGGGCCGGGTTCCTGAAGCCGTGA
- a CDS encoding TOBE domain-containing protein — translation MHTYRIGDAAALLGVSADTVRRLVDGGKITAERDETGRRIIPGPALAAYARQLHRAERDSTGSSARNRFSGIVTDVILGDVSAQVEIQAGPFRVVAMVSRESAEELKLEPGVPAIAVIKSTNVVVDRP, via the coding sequence ATGCACACCTACCGGATCGGGGACGCGGCCGCCTTGCTCGGCGTCAGTGCCGACACCGTGAGGCGTCTGGTCGACGGCGGGAAAATCACCGCCGAACGCGACGAGACCGGCCGCCGGATCATCCCCGGGCCGGCCCTCGCGGCCTATGCCCGGCAGTTGCACCGTGCGGAGCGGGATTCCACGGGCTCATCGGCCCGCAACCGCTTCTCCGGCATCGTCACCGATGTGATCCTCGGCGACGTGTCGGCACAGGTGGAAATCCAGGCCGGGCCGTTCCGGGTGGTGGCGATGGTCAGCCGCGAGTCGGCTGAGGAGCTGAAGCTGGAGCCCGGTGTTCCGGCGATTGCCGTGATCAAGTCGACCAACGTGGTCGTCGACAGACCGTAG
- a CDS encoding molybdopterin-dependent oxidoreductase translates to MSHSTALADTIAELALTGDLTRPARLTVADLLAWPQHEADVSFECATSGTQHHRFTGPLLHDVLSTAGPLFDPARRKDRLRFLIAVSGADGHHTLLSWAEIDPDFGRAPVLLAATIDGTPLDRAGAQLVLPQDRCGARHISGIDAIRVDGGYASWA, encoded by the coding sequence ATGAGTCATTCCACTGCATTGGCGGACACGATCGCGGAACTCGCCCTCACCGGAGATCTGACCCGTCCGGCCCGCCTGACGGTGGCCGATCTGCTCGCCTGGCCGCAGCACGAGGCCGACGTCAGCTTCGAGTGCGCCACCAGCGGCACCCAGCACCACCGCTTCACCGGGCCGCTCCTGCACGACGTCCTGTCGACGGCCGGTCCCCTCTTCGACCCCGCCCGCCGCAAGGACCGCCTGCGATTCCTGATCGCGGTGTCCGGCGCGGACGGCCACCACACCCTGCTGTCCTGGGCGGAGATCGACCCCGATTTCGGCCGCGCGCCCGTACTGCTCGCCGCCACCATCGACGGCACGCCGCTCGACCGCGCCGGCGCCCAACTCGTCCTGCCCCAGGACCGCTGCGGCGCCCGGCACATCAGCGGCATCGACGCGATTCGCGTGGACGGCGGCTACGCCTCCTGGGCGTGA
- a CDS encoding pyridoxamine 5'-phosphate oxidase family protein, translating to MEQTVAMRIASGNGIPVRVGCWRVSGAMRNRLRSIPVFASVEAAAFGEKEFPDNPLPLVAEWILPADAAGQLEPHAMSLCTGRPVEPGPDRQGHRRRVRVFRDPADSRKGPEIAENPHLSAHFYRPSVGRQVRIVGTAADRGRAASEGDIAERGRGSCLAAHLHRRGPLADRQDVLAEFERLGAAHPDEVPCPPSWTLYAITPTEVGFWQASIDRVHHRMGVPPGRGRTVHLAPRTALALTARGGGRGQADAGGVVTPRRRSRRPRESRRCR from the coding sequence ATGGAGCAGACCGTAGCCATGCGGATCGCCTCGGGCAACGGGATTCCGGTGCGGGTAGGGTGCTGGCGCGTGAGTGGGGCGATGCGCAACAGACTCAGGTCGATCCCGGTCTTCGCGAGCGTGGAGGCTGCCGCGTTCGGCGAGAAGGAGTTCCCGGACAACCCTCTTCCACTGGTGGCGGAGTGGATCCTCCCGGCGGATGCGGCCGGGCAGCTGGAGCCGCATGCCATGAGCCTGTGTACGGGTCGGCCCGTCGAGCCGGGTCCTGATCGTCAAGGACATCGACGACGGGTACGTGTATTTCGCGACCCCGCCGACAGCCGCAAGGGCCCGGAGATCGCCGAGAATCCACATCTGTCGGCCCACTTCTACCGGCCCTCCGTGGGACGACAGGTACGGATCGTGGGGACCGCGGCCGACCGGGGCCGGGCCGCCTCCGAGGGCGACATCGCCGAGCGCGGCCGTGGCTCCTGCCTCGCTGCCCACCTGCACCGTCGGGGCCCGCTCGCCGACCGGCAGGATGTGCTGGCCGAGTTCGAGCGCCTCGGCGCGGCCCATCCGGACGAAGTACCGTGCCCGCCGAGCTGGACGCTCTACGCCATCACCCCCACCGAGGTGGGGTTCTGGCAGGCGAGCATCGACCGTGTCCACCACCGGATGGGTGTACCGCCGGGCCGAGGCCGGACAGTCCACCTGGCGCCACGAACTGCTCTGGCCCTGACGGCGCGCGGCGGCGGACGGGGCCAGGCGGACGCGGGCGGGGTCGTCACGCCCAGGAGGCGTAGCCGCCGTCCACGCGAATCGCGTCGATGCCGCTGA
- a CDS encoding M24 family metallopeptidase: MADDESTRSARLLDAQAKAARLFAEIEERGLVAPGEGEREVSDRIRDLANELFGTTRHWHKRIVRSGPNTLMPYRENPPDRVIGADDIVFADFGPIFEEYEADFGRTFVLGGDPVKHRLYEDLPKVFTAGRRFFEADPEITGARLHAEVERLAAQAGWELGGWHAGHLVGEFPHEWIDGADTESYIAAANDTPMRRTDKAGRRCHWILEIHLVDRDREFGGFYEELLTL; encoded by the coding sequence ATGGCTGATGACGAATCCACCCGCTCGGCACGGCTGTTGGACGCCCAGGCGAAGGCCGCGCGGCTCTTCGCGGAGATCGAGGAACGCGGGCTGGTCGCGCCGGGCGAGGGGGAACGGGAAGTCAGCGACCGGATCCGGGACCTGGCGAACGAGCTGTTCGGCACGACCCGGCACTGGCACAAGCGCATCGTGCGCTCCGGGCCGAACACGCTGATGCCGTACCGGGAGAATCCGCCGGACCGGGTGATCGGCGCGGACGACATCGTGTTCGCCGACTTCGGGCCGATCTTCGAGGAGTACGAGGCCGACTTCGGGCGGACCTTCGTCCTCGGCGGCGACCCCGTCAAGCACCGGCTGTACGAAGACCTCCCGAAGGTCTTCACGGCGGGCCGCCGCTTCTTCGAGGCCGACCCGGAGATCACGGGCGCGCGGCTGCACGCCGAGGTCGAGCGGCTGGCGGCGCAGGCCGGCTGGGAACTGGGCGGCTGGCATGCCGGGCACCTGGTCGGGGAGTTCCCGCACGAGTGGATCGACGGAGCGGACACCGAGTCGTACATCGCGGCCGCCAATGACACCCCGATGCGGCGCACCGACAAGGCCGGGCGCCGCTGCCACTGGATCCTGGAGATCCATCTCGTCGACCGTGACCGGGAGTTCGGCGGTTTCTACGAGGAACTGCTCACGCTCTGA
- a CDS encoding class I SAM-dependent methyltransferase, giving the protein MPETPVAHFYDELADDYHLIYSDWDASVRRQGGALDALIGQDRAAVLDCSCGIGTQAIGLALHGHRVTGTDLSPRAAARAACEAARRSLSLCTAVADMRRLPIPDGRFDTVVCADNSLPHLLTEQDVHAALTEMRRVLRPAGLLLVSTRPYDDLLRDRPASAPPQVHRTADGEERTVTFQLWHWHDDGEHYDLEHFQLLPAGGEWRVQVRRTTYWALGQDRLAGLAAEAGFVDPEWRMPQETGFFQPLLVARAGE; this is encoded by the coding sequence ATGCCCGAGACACCGGTGGCGCACTTCTACGACGAACTGGCCGACGACTACCACCTGATCTATTCGGACTGGGACGCGAGCGTCCGTCGGCAGGGGGGCGCCCTGGACGCCCTGATCGGCCAGGATCGTGCAGCGGTCCTCGACTGTTCCTGCGGCATCGGTACGCAGGCCATCGGCCTGGCGCTGCACGGGCATCGCGTCACCGGGACCGACCTCAGCCCCCGCGCCGCCGCCCGCGCTGCCTGTGAGGCCGCCCGCCGGAGCCTGAGCCTGTGCACGGCCGTCGCCGACATGCGACGCCTCCCGATTCCTGACGGCCGGTTCGACACCGTCGTATGCGCCGACAACTCGCTGCCTCACCTGCTGACTGAGCAGGACGTGCACGCCGCCCTGACCGAGATGCGCCGCGTGCTGCGTCCCGCCGGCCTGCTACTGGTCAGCACACGCCCCTACGACGATCTGCTGCGCGACCGCCCGGCCTCGGCACCTCCACAAGTCCACCGGACCGCCGACGGCGAAGAACGAACCGTCACGTTCCAGCTCTGGCACTGGCACGACGACGGCGAGCACTACGACCTGGAACACTTCCAACTCCTTCCGGCAGGCGGAGAGTGGCGCGTCCAGGTCCGCCGGACCACCTACTGGGCACTCGGCCAGGACCGGCTGGCCGGCCTCGCAGCCGAGGCCGGGTTCGTCGACCCCGAATGGCGGATGCCGCAGGAGACCGGCTTCTTCCAGCCGCTGCTCGTGGCCCGCGCCGGTGAGTAG